Proteins from one Bacteroides mediterraneensis genomic window:
- a CDS encoding type I restriction enzyme HsdR N-terminal domain-containing protein, with translation MDALNLPAFDAKIAQRDGKHVIFDVIRRRYVALTPEEWVRQHFTHFLLEVKGYPQGLLANEIQISLNGTKKRCDTVLYRRDLTPQMIVEYKAPTVEITQAVFDQITRYNMVLKVDYLVVSNGLRHYCCRIDYARNTYYFLPDIPRYADL, from the coding sequence ATGGATGCATTGAACTTACCTGCTTTTGACGCCAAGATTGCGCAGCGCGACGGAAAGCACGTGATATTCGACGTAATCCGCCGCCGTTATGTGGCTTTGACTCCGGAAGAATGGGTGCGCCAGCATTTCACGCATTTCCTGCTGGAAGTAAAGGGTTATCCGCAAGGGCTGCTGGCCAATGAGATACAGATCAGCCTGAACGGGACGAAGAAACGCTGCGACACGGTGCTCTATCGCCGCGACCTGACCCCGCAGATGATTGTGGAGTACAAGGCTCCTACGGTGGAGATTACGCAGGCGGTCTTCGACCAGATTACGCGCTACAACATGGTGTTGAAGGTGGACTATCTGGTGGTGAGCAACGGGCTCCGTCACTACTGCTGCCGCATCGACTATGCGCGCAACACGTATTATTTTCTTCCCGACATCCCCCGCTATGCCGATTTGTAA
- a CDS encoding AMP nucleosidase produces MKTKEEIVANWLPRYTKRKLEDFGEYILLTNFNKYVEIFAERFNVPILGRDANMISAHAEGITIINFGMGSPNAAIIMDLLSAVHPKACLFLGKCGGIDKKNQIGDLILPIAAIRGEGTSNDYYPPEVPALPAFMLQRAVSSAIRDHSRDYWTGTIYTTNRRIWEHDEEFKKYLLKTRAMAVDMETATLFTTGFANHIPTGALLLVSDQPMIPEGVKTEQSDSMVTKNFVHEHVEIGIDALRMIIDEKKTVKHLKFDW; encoded by the coding sequence ATGAAAACGAAAGAAGAAATAGTAGCAAACTGGCTGCCGCGCTACACCAAGCGGAAGCTGGAAGACTTCGGTGAATACATCCTGTTGACGAACTTCAACAAATACGTCGAAATCTTTGCCGAACGGTTCAACGTGCCCATCCTGGGACGCGACGCCAACATGATTTCGGCCCATGCGGAGGGAATCACCATCATCAACTTCGGGATGGGAAGCCCCAATGCCGCCATCATCATGGATCTGCTGAGTGCCGTGCACCCCAAGGCGTGCCTCTTTCTGGGCAAGTGCGGGGGTATCGACAAGAAGAACCAGATAGGCGACCTGATTCTCCCCATTGCCGCCATCCGCGGCGAAGGAACGTCGAACGACTATTATCCGCCCGAGGTACCGGCGCTTCCGGCCTTCATGCTCCAGCGTGCCGTATCGTCGGCCATCCGTGACCACTCACGCGACTACTGGACGGGAACAATCTACACCACCAACCGCCGCATTTGGGAGCACGACGAGGAGTTCAAGAAGTACCTGCTGAAAACCCGTGCCATGGCGGTGGATATGGAGACGGCCACCTTGTTCACCACCGGATTTGCCAACCACATCCCGACGGGTGCCCTACTGCTCGTGTCCGACCAGCCCATGATTCCGGAAGGCGTGAAGACCGAACAGAGCGACTCGATGGTGACCAAGAACTTCGTCCATGAGCATGTGGAAATCGGCATCGATGCCCTGCGCATGATCATCGACGAAAAGAAAACCGTAAAACACCTGAAATTCGACTGGTAA
- the holA gene encoding DNA polymerase III subunit delta, whose translation MAKEVTYEEIVRNLKNRVYAPVYFLMGEEDYYIDRIADYIIDTVLNETEKEFNLTVAYGADTDVANVINAAKRYPMMSEYQVVVVKEAQSLKRLDELAFYLQKPQKSTILVMCYKHGSIDRRKKLAAEIEKNGVLFESRKLKDSQLPGFISSYLKRRKVEIEPKASEMMAEFVGADLNRMAGELEKLILTLPAGMRRITPEQIERNIGISKDYNNFELRSALVEKDVLKANKIIKYFEENPKNNPLQMTLAILFNFFSNLMLAYYAPEKSDQGVAAQLGLKSPWQAKDYMLAMRRYSGVKVMQIIHAIRECDARSKGIGNPSTPDGELLRDLIYFILH comes from the coding sequence ATGGCAAAGGAAGTCACATACGAAGAGATTGTACGCAACCTGAAGAACCGGGTCTACGCGCCTGTCTATTTCCTGATGGGCGAAGAGGATTACTACATCGACCGGATTGCCGACTACATCATCGACACCGTGCTGAACGAGACGGAAAAGGAATTCAACCTGACCGTGGCCTACGGGGCGGATACCGACGTGGCCAACGTCATCAATGCGGCCAAGCGCTACCCGATGATGTCGGAATATCAGGTGGTGGTAGTCAAGGAGGCACAGAGCCTGAAACGCCTCGACGAGCTGGCCTTCTACCTGCAGAAGCCCCAGAAATCGACCATCCTGGTGATGTGCTACAAGCACGGCAGTATCGACCGCCGGAAGAAACTGGCCGCCGAAATCGAAAAGAACGGCGTGCTCTTCGAATCGCGCAAGCTCAAGGACAGTCAGCTGCCCGGTTTCATCTCGTCGTACCTGAAGCGCCGGAAGGTGGAAATCGAGCCCAAGGCTTCGGAGATGATGGCCGAGTTCGTGGGAGCCGACCTGAACCGCATGGCGGGCGAACTGGAGAAACTCATCCTGACGCTTCCGGCAGGCATGCGCAGAATCACACCGGAACAGATAGAGCGCAACATCGGCATCAGCAAAGACTATAACAACTTCGAGCTACGGAGCGCGCTGGTAGAGAAAGACGTGCTGAAGGCCAACAAAATCATCAAGTATTTCGAGGAAAATCCCAAGAACAATCCGTTGCAGATGACGCTGGCCATCCTGTTCAATTTCTTCTCCAACCTGATGCTGGCTTATTACGCTCCTGAAAAATCCGACCAGGGAGTTGCCGCCCAGCTGGGCCTGAAAAGTCCGTGGCAGGCGAAGGATTACATGCTGGCCATGCGCCGTTATTCGGGCGTGAAGGTGATGCAGATTATCCATGCCATCCGCGAATGTGACGCCCGGTCGAAAGGCATCGGCAATCCGTCCACGCCCGACGGGGAACTGCTGCGCGACCTGATTTACTTTATCCTGCACTAA
- a CDS encoding helix-turn-helix transcriptional regulator: MKDRILKIMQKEGLTNAEFAEKIGISTSSLSHIFSGRNKPSLEVVMRIHKACPYVNINWLLYGEGEMEESAPAVTGMDLFTQPLENPKNTSDEPDSPDFCKENEVPKVVYPPKEIIREEVKYIEKPHPKITEIRIFFDNGTYEVFKPEK, translated from the coding sequence ATGAAGGACCGGATTCTAAAAATCATGCAAAAAGAGGGATTGACGAACGCCGAATTCGCCGAGAAGATTGGGATTTCCACCTCGTCACTGTCGCACATCTTCAGCGGGCGAAACAAACCGAGCCTGGAAGTCGTGATGCGCATCCACAAAGCCTGTCCGTATGTCAACATCAACTGGCTGCTCTACGGAGAAGGCGAAATGGAAGAAAGCGCTCCCGCCGTGACAGGCATGGACCTGTTCACCCAACCGCTTGAGAATCCGAAAAACACGTCCGACGAACCGGATTCTCCCGATTTTTGCAAGGAGAACGAGGTTCCCAAGGTGGTTTATCCCCCCAAAGAGATTATCAGAGAGGAAGTTAAGTACATCGAGAAGCCACATCCGAAGATTACCGAAATACGCATTTTCTTCGACAACGGCACCTACGAGGTCTTCAAACCCGAAAAATAA
- a CDS encoding dihydroorotate dehydrogenase electron transfer subunit has translation MKKYILDLTVTENLRLHANYVLIKLTQEAPLPEMLPGQFAEIRVDGSPTTFLRRPISINYVDREKNEVWFLVQLVGDGTRKLATVEKGDTVNVVLPLGNGFTIPDSPDTKVLLVGGGVGTAPMLYLGEALLKRGCKPTFLLGARSQNDLLQLEEFKALGDVYTTTEDGSMGEKGYVTMHSVLKEKRFDLICTCGPKPMMVAVAKYAKAEGIECEVSLENTMACGVGACLCCVEKTDEGHVCVCKEGPVFNIKKLLWQI, from the coding sequence ATGAAGAAATACATCTTAGATTTGACAGTCACCGAGAACCTTCGCCTGCATGCGAACTACGTTCTCATCAAGCTGACGCAAGAGGCTCCCTTGCCCGAAATGCTTCCGGGACAGTTCGCCGAAATCCGGGTGGACGGCTCGCCGACCACTTTCCTGCGTCGCCCCATTTCCATCAACTATGTAGATAGAGAGAAAAACGAAGTGTGGTTCCTCGTCCAGCTCGTGGGCGACGGTACCCGTAAACTGGCTACCGTAGAGAAAGGCGACACGGTGAATGTGGTGCTCCCGCTGGGCAACGGATTCACGATACCGGATTCTCCCGACACCAAGGTACTGCTCGTGGGCGGCGGCGTAGGTACGGCTCCCATGCTCTACCTGGGTGAAGCCCTCCTGAAACGAGGATGCAAGCCGACCTTCCTGCTGGGTGCTCGCTCGCAGAACGACCTGCTCCAGCTGGAAGAGTTCAAAGCCCTCGGCGATGTGTACACCACCACCGAAGACGGCAGCATGGGCGAAAAAGGATACGTCACCATGCACAGCGTACTGAAAGAAAAACGATTCGACCTGATTTGCACTTGCGGCCCGAAACCCATGATGGTGGCAGTGGCCAAGTATGCCAAGGCAGAAGGCATCGAATGTGAAGTGTCACTGGAAAACACCATGGCCTGCGGCGTCGGCGCCTGCCTCTGCTGCGTGGAAAAGACCGACGAGGGACATGTGTGCGTATGTAAAGAAGGTCCGGTATTTAATATAAAGAAACTATTATGGCAGATTTAA
- a CDS encoding dihydroorotate dehydrogenase: protein MADLSVNIGKLNMSNPVMTASGTFGYGLEFQDFVDLEKIGGIIVKGTTLHHREGNPYPRMAETPMGMLNAVGLQNKGVHYFVDHIYPQIKDIRTNMIVNVSGSQVEDYAETASIINELENIPAIELNISCPNVKQGGMAFGVTAHGAAEVVSAVRKVYKKTLIVKLSPNVTDITEIARAAEGAGADSVSLINTLLGMAIDAEKRRPVLSTVTGGMSGAAVKPIALRMVWQVAKAVKIPVVGLGGIMNWKDAVEFLLAGATAIQIGTANFIDPAITVKVAEGINEYLDRHGYSSVRDIIGALEV from the coding sequence ATGGCAGATTTAAGCGTAAACATCGGTAAATTGAACATGTCGAACCCGGTCATGACTGCATCGGGTACATTCGGATATGGACTGGAGTTCCAGGATTTCGTCGACCTGGAGAAAATCGGAGGCATCATCGTGAAGGGTACCACGCTCCACCATCGGGAAGGAAACCCTTATCCGCGTATGGCCGAAACACCCATGGGTATGCTCAATGCCGTGGGACTGCAGAACAAGGGCGTGCATTATTTCGTAGACCACATCTATCCGCAGATTAAGGACATCCGTACGAACATGATTGTGAACGTGTCCGGCTCACAGGTGGAAGACTATGCCGAAACGGCTTCCATCATCAACGAACTGGAGAACATCCCGGCCATCGAGCTGAACATCTCCTGCCCGAACGTGAAGCAGGGAGGTATGGCTTTCGGTGTGACGGCCCACGGAGCGGCCGAAGTGGTAAGCGCCGTGCGCAAGGTCTACAAGAAGACTTTGATTGTGAAGCTGTCGCCCAACGTGACCGACATCACCGAGATTGCCCGCGCGGCAGAAGGTGCCGGAGCCGACAGCGTGTCGCTCATCAACACCCTGCTGGGTATGGCCATCGACGCGGAGAAGCGCCGTCCGGTACTGTCTACCGTGACCGGCGGTATGAGCGGTGCGGCCGTGAAACCCATCGCCCTGCGCATGGTATGGCAGGTGGCCAAGGCCGTGAAGATTCCGGTAGTAGGTCTGGGCGGTATCATGAACTGGAAGGACGCCGTGGAATTCCTGCTGGCCGGTGCCACTGCCATCCAGATCGGTACGGCCAACTTCATCGACCCGGCCATCACCGTGAAAGTGGCCGAAGGCATCAACGAATATCTGGACCGTCACGGATACAGTTCCGTACGCGACATCATCGGAGCACTGGAAGTCTGA
- the trmD gene encoding tRNA (guanosine(37)-N1)-methyltransferase TrmD, translating to MRIDIITVLPEMIEGFFNYSIMSRAQKKGIAEIHIHNLRDYAYDRYRKVDDYPFGGCAGMVMKIEPIDRCISALKAERDYDEVIFTTPDGEQFNQKMANTLSLSQNLIILCGHFKGIDYRIREHFITKEISIGDYVLTGGELAAAVIADSIVRIIPGVISDEQSALSDSFQDNLLAPPVYTRPADYKGWKVPDILLSGHEAKIREWEFQQSLERTKRLRPDLLEEK from the coding sequence ATGAGAATAGACATTATAACCGTATTGCCTGAAATGATTGAAGGGTTCTTCAATTACTCCATCATGAGCCGGGCACAGAAGAAAGGAATTGCCGAGATTCACATCCACAATTTGCGCGACTACGCGTACGACCGCTACCGCAAGGTGGACGACTATCCGTTCGGGGGATGTGCGGGCATGGTGATGAAGATTGAGCCGATTGACCGTTGTATCTCCGCGCTGAAGGCGGAACGGGACTACGACGAGGTGATTTTCACGACGCCCGACGGGGAGCAGTTCAACCAGAAGATGGCGAACACGCTGTCGTTGTCGCAGAACCTGATTATCCTGTGCGGGCATTTCAAGGGCATCGACTACCGTATCCGCGAGCATTTCATCACGAAGGAAATCAGTATCGGCGACTATGTGCTGACGGGCGGTGAGCTGGCGGCGGCGGTGATTGCCGACTCCATTGTCCGCATCATCCCGGGAGTGATTTCCGATGAGCAGTCGGCCTTGTCCGATTCGTTCCAGGACAACCTGCTGGCTCCTCCGGTGTACACCCGTCCGGCAGACTACAAGGGCTGGAAGGTGCCCGACATCCTGCTGTCGGGGCATGAAGCGAAGATTCGTGAATGGGAGTTCCAGCAGTCGCTCGAACGGACGAAGCGTTTGCGTCCGGATTTGCTGGAAGAGAAATAA
- the ligA gene encoding NAD-dependent DNA ligase LigA, whose product MTEIERIDQLREELHTHNHNYYILNAPTISDQEFDRLMRELQDLEAKHPEHYDPNSPSVRVGSDLNKEFRQVEHKYPMLSLGNTYSEAEVREFYERVRKALNEDFEICCELKFDGTSISLTYEDGQLVQAVTRGDGVRGDDVTDNVKTIRSIPLRLSGEGYPRQFEIRGEILMPWTVFEELNREREEREEPLFANPRNAASGTLKSQNSAVVASRKLDAYLYYLLGEELPHDGHYENLQEAARWGFKISSHMRKVRTLQEVFDFINYWDLERKNLPVATDGIVLKVNSLRQQRNLGYTAKSPRWAIAYKFQAEQACTKLLKVTYQVGRTGAVTPVANLEPVQLSGTVVKRASLHNADIIEALDLHLGDMVYVEKGGEIIPKITGVDKDARPAGSEKVTFITHCPECGSKLVRYEDEAAHYCTNEDGCPTQIKGRIEHFISRRAMNIEGLGPETVDQFYQEGLIHDVADLYTLQAADICRLNRMGEKSAENIIQGVEKSKTVPYERVLFALGIRFVGETVAKKVARAFPSIDQLKAATLDDLIHVDEIGEKIAQSILRYFHSEKNLELIERLREAGLQMAVSEEETAGQTDRLQGQSIVISGVFARHSRDEYKALIEKHGGKNVGSISKKTSFILAGENMGPSKLEKAQKLGIRIVNEDEFLGMIGE is encoded by the coding sequence ATGACAGAAATAGAAAGAATCGACCAACTGCGTGAAGAATTGCACACGCACAACCATAACTACTACATTCTCAATGCCCCCACCATCAGCGACCAGGAGTTCGACCGCCTGATGCGCGAACTGCAGGACCTGGAGGCGAAACATCCCGAACACTACGACCCGAACTCGCCGAGCGTGCGCGTGGGCAGCGACCTGAACAAGGAGTTCCGCCAGGTGGAACACAAGTATCCCATGCTCTCGCTGGGCAACACGTATTCCGAGGCGGAAGTCCGGGAGTTCTACGAACGGGTGCGGAAGGCACTGAACGAGGATTTCGAAATCTGCTGTGAACTGAAGTTCGACGGGACGTCCATCTCGCTGACCTACGAAGACGGGCAGCTGGTGCAGGCGGTGACCCGCGGCGACGGCGTGCGGGGCGACGATGTGACGGACAACGTGAAGACCATCCGTTCCATCCCGTTGCGCCTGTCGGGCGAAGGCTATCCCCGCCAGTTTGAAATCCGTGGCGAGATTCTGATGCCGTGGACGGTGTTCGAGGAATTGAACCGCGAACGGGAGGAACGCGAGGAACCGCTGTTTGCCAACCCGCGCAATGCGGCATCGGGCACGCTCAAGTCGCAGAACTCGGCGGTGGTGGCTTCGCGCAAGCTCGACGCATACCTATATTATTTATTAGGGGAAGAGTTGCCGCACGACGGGCACTATGAGAACTTGCAGGAGGCCGCACGCTGGGGCTTCAAGATTTCCTCGCACATGCGCAAGGTGCGCACACTGCAGGAGGTGTTCGACTTCATCAACTACTGGGACCTGGAGCGCAAGAACCTGCCGGTGGCTACCGACGGCATCGTGCTGAAGGTAAACTCCCTGCGCCAGCAGCGCAACCTGGGCTATACAGCCAAGTCGCCGCGCTGGGCCATCGCCTACAAGTTCCAGGCAGAGCAGGCATGCACCAAGCTGCTGAAGGTGACGTATCAGGTGGGACGTACGGGGGCCGTCACTCCCGTGGCCAACCTGGAGCCGGTACAGCTTTCGGGAACGGTGGTGAAGCGGGCCTCGCTCCACAATGCCGACATCATCGAGGCGCTCGACCTGCACCTGGGCGACATGGTGTACGTGGAAAAGGGAGGCGAAATCATCCCGAAGATTACGGGGGTGGACAAGGACGCACGTCCGGCAGGCAGCGAGAAGGTGACTTTCATCACGCACTGTCCGGAGTGCGGCAGCAAGCTGGTGCGCTACGAAGACGAGGCGGCCCACTACTGCACGAACGAGGACGGCTGTCCCACGCAAATCAAGGGACGCATCGAGCATTTCATCAGCCGCCGCGCGATGAACATCGAGGGACTGGGTCCGGAGACGGTCGACCAGTTCTATCAGGAGGGACTGATTCACGACGTGGCCGACCTCTATACGTTGCAGGCAGCCGACATCTGCCGTCTGAACCGTATGGGCGAGAAATCGGCCGAGAACATCATCCAGGGAGTGGAGAAGTCGAAGACCGTGCCCTACGAACGGGTACTCTTTGCCTTGGGCATCCGCTTTGTGGGCGAGACCGTGGCCAAGAAGGTGGCGCGGGCGTTCCCATCCATCGACCAGCTGAAGGCGGCCACACTGGACGACCTGATTCACGTGGACGAAATCGGCGAGAAGATTGCGCAGAGCATCCTGCGTTATTTCCATAGCGAGAAGAACCTGGAGCTCATCGAACGCCTGCGCGAAGCCGGACTGCAGATGGCGGTGAGCGAAGAAGAGACGGCCGGACAGACCGACAGGCTGCAAGGCCAGTCCATCGTCATCAGCGGAGTGTTTGCCCGCCATTCACGCGACGAGTACAAGGCGCTCATCGAAAAGCACGGTGGAAAGAACGTGGGCAGCATCTCCAAGAAGACGAGCTTCATTCTGGCCGGGGAAAACATGGGTCCCAGCAAGCTGGAAAAGGCCCAGAAACTTGGCATCCGCATCGTCAACGAGGACGAGTTTCTCGGGATGATTGGCGAGTGA
- the dapA gene encoding 4-hydroxy-tetrahydrodipicolinate synthase, with protein MIARRLKGMGVALITPFKNDGSVDYEALLRLVEYQVQNGVDFLCVLGTTAETPTLTEEEKRQIKKVVIERVNGRVPILLGISSNCTQTVLNTLKNEDFTGVDAVLVAVPYYNKPSQEGIYQHYKAIAEATKLPVVLYNVPGRTGVNMTAETTLRLARDFKNIVAIKEASGNISQMDDIIKNKPENFDVISGDDGITFPLITLGAVGVISVIGNAFPREFSRMTRLALAGDYSSALTIHHKFTELFKLLFVDGNPAGVKAMLSMMGMIENRLRLPLVPTRITTYEQMRRILDELKVRC; from the coding sequence ATGATAGCAAGAAGACTGAAAGGAATGGGGGTGGCTCTGATTACTCCCTTCAAGAACGACGGCAGCGTGGACTATGAAGCGTTGTTGAGACTCGTTGAATATCAGGTACAAAACGGGGTGGATTTCCTTTGTGTGCTGGGAACCACCGCAGAGACACCGACACTGACAGAAGAAGAAAAAAGGCAAATCAAGAAGGTGGTGATAGAACGCGTCAACGGCCGTGTGCCCATCCTGCTGGGTATCAGCAGCAACTGTACGCAGACTGTGCTCAACACCCTGAAAAACGAAGACTTCACGGGAGTGGATGCCGTACTGGTGGCCGTTCCTTATTACAATAAACCTTCGCAGGAAGGCATTTACCAGCATTACAAGGCCATCGCCGAAGCGACCAAACTTCCAGTAGTGCTCTATAATGTGCCTGGACGTACGGGCGTGAACATGACGGCCGAAACGACTCTGCGGCTGGCGCGCGACTTCAAGAACATCGTGGCCATCAAGGAAGCTTCGGGCAACATCTCGCAGATGGACGACATCATCAAGAACAAGCCAGAGAATTTCGACGTGATTTCGGGCGACGACGGCATCACCTTCCCGCTGATTACGCTGGGTGCCGTGGGAGTCATCTCGGTCATCGGAAACGCTTTCCCGCGAGAGTTCAGCCGCATGACCCGTCTGGCACTGGCAGGCGACTACAGCAGTGCGCTGACCATCCACCACAAGTTTACGGAGCTGTTCAAGCTGCTCTTTGTCGACGGTAACCCGGCCGGTGTGAAGGCCATGCTCAGTATGATGGGCATGATTGAGAACCGCCTGCGTCTGCCGCTGGTACCCACGCGCATCACCACCTACGAGCAGATGCGCCGCATTCTGGACGAACTGAAAGTAAGATGCTAA
- a CDS encoding thioredoxin family protein translates to MLKNVKWFFVVLVFSSLISLSFDKRNTPTEKLPVGAQAPELVLGNEKQPLSLQAPKGNYILLSFWASYDATSRTRNARLHHVVSDDARVEMISISFDRYPSVFRTAVAQDGIGDNVYQEMEGENSEIFKSYDLKHGFINCLVDDRGVIVAKNVSPSELASLLHTAKG, encoded by the coding sequence ATGCTCAAAAATGTAAAGTGGTTTTTTGTTGTATTAGTATTCAGTTCCTTGATTTCTCTGTCATTCGACAAGAGAAATACTCCCACCGAGAAACTTCCCGTCGGGGCGCAGGCTCCGGAGTTAGTGCTCGGAAACGAAAAGCAGCCGCTCAGCCTGCAAGCCCCCAAAGGCAATTACATTCTGCTGAGCTTCTGGGCCAGTTACGATGCCACGTCGCGTACCCGCAATGCCAGATTGCACCATGTGGTTTCGGATGATGCCCGTGTTGAGATGATTTCCATTTCGTTCGACCGCTATCCGTCGGTTTTCCGGACGGCAGTCGCACAAGACGGTATCGGCGATAACGTCTATCAGGAAATGGAGGGTGAGAATTCAGAGATTTTCAAGTCGTACGACCTGAAGCACGGTTTCATCAACTGCCTTGTAGATGACCGCGGGGTGATTGTCGCAAAGAACGTGAGCCCCTCTGAACTGGCATCGCTGCTGCACACAGCCAAAGGCTGA
- a CDS encoding PepSY-like domain-containing protein, protein MKKFVFWAMMTLGVVGLTSCDKDDDHVQVSADLQAAFDSRYPNASRVDWERNGEFYEAEFMGNGYENKAWFTPDGVWVMTEYDLPFRQLPQAVLEAFAASAYASWRMDDVDMIEKSGMDVIYVIEVESGEREYELTYLEDGTLLRENTEWGDRLPVAPGQTAEVKDLVMERYPQAVILDIEEDRKGIEVEIRDGGRQKEVFYQQDAGGVLSWVHTTYEIGRYEMDTLPEEVCQALAELTGSGMRVDDVDYFETTDGNYYRIEVEDRDVDKYVYVAENGEMLQMKLKNYA, encoded by the coding sequence ATGAAGAAATTTGTATTCTGGGCCATGATGACACTGGGTGTGGTCGGCCTGACAAGCTGTGATAAAGACGACGATCATGTACAGGTATCAGCCGATTTGCAGGCGGCATTCGACAGCAGATACCCCAATGCCTCCCGTGTGGACTGGGAGCGGAACGGCGAATTCTATGAAGCCGAATTCATGGGCAACGGTTATGAGAACAAGGCCTGGTTCACTCCCGACGGCGTATGGGTGATGACGGAATATGACCTGCCGTTCAGGCAGCTTCCGCAAGCCGTATTGGAGGCTTTTGCGGCCAGCGCATACGCCTCCTGGCGGATGGACGATGTGGACATGATTGAAAAGAGCGGTATGGACGTGATTTACGTGATTGAAGTGGAATCGGGCGAACGGGAGTATGAGCTTACCTATCTGGAAGACGGTACGCTGCTCCGTGAGAATACGGAATGGGGCGACCGCCTGCCCGTGGCTCCCGGACAGACAGCAGAAGTGAAAGACCTGGTGATGGAGCGATATCCGCAGGCTGTGATTCTGGATATCGAGGAAGACCGGAAAGGCATTGAAGTGGAAATCCGCGATGGAGGCCGCCAGAAAGAGGTATTCTATCAGCAGGATGCCGGCGGAGTTCTCTCTTGGGTGCACACCACCTATGAAATCGGCCGCTACGAAATGGATACCCTTCCCGAAGAAGTGTGTCAGGCGCTGGCCGAACTCACCGGCAGCGGCATGCGGGTGGACGACGTGGATTATTTTGAGACTACCGACGGCAATTATTACCGTATAGAAGTGGAAGACAGGGATGTAGACAAATACGTATATGTGGCCGAAAATGGAGAAATGCTACAGATGAAACTTAAAAATTATGCTTAA